One window of the Eucalyptus grandis isolate ANBG69807.140 chromosome 6, ASM1654582v1, whole genome shotgun sequence genome contains the following:
- the LOC104452263 gene encoding leucine-rich repeat receptor-like protein kinase PEPR1 produces the protein MELVFARFLLLLCFSVSTLAVSSSSPAGLVPLLSLMARWTNVPSAISSSWNSSDPTPCKWVGVECDSAGNVVSLNLSSYGLSGRVGPEVGRLTHLRVLDLSSNNFTGEIPQQLGNCTQLEYLDMSHNGFTGEIKDDLSRLRNLSYLSLFSNSLAGEIPKSLFRIPSLEHVYLHSNNLSGSIPKTVGDMREVAYLDLHYNNLSGAIPDSIGNCSKLRELILTRNELVGVLPPTLGALENLVYLDVSENNFEGKIPLGSARCENLETLVLSYNNFNGRLPPELGNCSNLTTLAAVRANLTGNIPSTMGQLERLSFLYLSENQLSGELPPELGKCKSLKSLQVYSNQLEGEIPREIGDISKLKDLQLFQNRLSGEIPLGIWKIPSLENLLVYNNYLSGELPLEITELKNLKNITLFNNHFSGVIPQSLGMNSSLLELDFINNKFTGPIPPHLCWGNKLEVMNLGVNQLQGSIPSDVGSCSSLRRLILKENNFTGVLTDFSRMPDLLLMDISKNSISGSIPSSLANCSNITAINLSMNKLTGFLPLELGHLSNLVMLNLSHNNLQGSLPSELSRCKRLETFDVGFNQLNGSLPSSLRNWTSLSTLILTRNRFDGGIPLFLTDLGKLLELPMGGNLLGGEIPSSIGSLKSLTYALDLSENRFTGKLPSEIGNLILLQRLDISNNNLSGSLAVLEELDSLIELNVSYNHFTGPIPNLIHLNLTLSSFLGNSGLCVRCQPSGSVTCSGSDGLSPCNSPRDRKSLTRAATILIALASSLISVAVIVGLVFLVDSCRRNVFIINTFIRRMGGY, from the coding sequence ATGGAGCTCGTCTTCGCCCGTTTCTTGCTTCTACTTTGCTTCTCTGTGTCCACACTCGCCGTCTCTTCTTCGAGCCCCGCTGGCCTCGTTCCACTGCTCTCACTCATGGCTCGCTGGACTAACGTGCCCTCCGCCATAAGCTCTAGCTGGAACTCCTCTGATCCCACTCCCTGTAAGTGGGTTGGTGTGGAGTGTGACTCTGCTGGCAATGTGGTCTCTCTGAACCTCTCCAGCTATGGTCTTTCGGGTCGGGTAGGACCTGAAGTGGGGCGCTTGACCCACTTGCGGGTCCTTGATCTTAGCAGCAACAATTTCACTGGTGAAATTCCTCAGCAGTTGGGGAATTGTACCCAGCTTGAGTACTTGGATATGTCCCATAATGGGTTCACCGGGGAAATCAAGGACGACTTGAGCAGGCTTCGGAATTTGAGCTACTTGAGCTTGTTCTCGAACTCGCTGGCAGGCGAGATACCCAAGTCATTGTTCCGAATTCCTAGTCTAGAGCATGTGTACTTGCACTCGAACAATTTAAGTGGTTCCATTCCTAAGACTGTTGGTGATATGAGAGAGGTCGCGTACCTGGATTTGCATTATAATAATTTGTCAGGTGCCATTCCCGATTCCATTGGCAATTGCAGTAAATTACGAGAACTCATTTTGACTAGGAATGAGCTCGTAGGAGTTTTGCCACCAACCCTTGGTGCTCTTGAGAACCTTGTTTATTTAGATGTtagtgagaataactttgaagGGAAGATCCCTTTGGGTTCAGCCCGTTGCGAGAATTTGGAGACTCTGGTCTTGTCATACAACAATTTCAATGGGCGTCTCCCACCGGAATTGGGCAATTGTAGCAATCTAACTACTTTAGCCGCCGTAAGAGCCAACTTGACCGGAAATATACCGTCTACAATGGGCCAGCTTGAGAGACTCTcttttctctatctctctgaGAATCAATTGTCTGGAGAATTGCCTCCCGAACTTGGCAAGTGCAAGTCCTTGAAAAGCTTGCAAGTGTACTCCAACCAACTTGAAGGGGAAATCCCTCGGGAAATCGGCGACATCAGTAAGCTCAAAGATCTTCAGTTGTTTCAGAATCGTTTGAGTGGTGAGATTCCACTTGGAATCTGGAAGATTCCATCCCTTGAGAACCTTTTGGTCTATAACAATTATCTCTCGGGAGAGCTACCTCTGGAGATAACTGAGCTCAAGAACTTGAAGAACATCACTTTGTTCAACAACCATTTCTCTGGAGTCATTCCTCAAAGTTTGGGTATGAATAGTAGTTTACTGGAGTTGGATTTCATTAATAACAAGTTCACTGGCCCGATACCGCCCCATCTGTGCTGGGGAAATAAATTGGAAGTGATGAATCTCGGTGTGAATCAACTTCAAGGTAGCATACCTTCTGATGTTGGAAGCTGTTCAAGTCTGAGGAGGTTGATCCTTAAAGAAAACAACTTTACCGGGGTCTTGACAGATTTTTCAAGGATGCCCGACCTTTTGCTGATGGATATCAGCAAAAACAGCATCAGTGGGAGCATCCCCTCTAGCTTGGCTAACTGTAGCAATATCACCGCTATCAACTTGTCCATGAACAAACTCACAGGATTTCTACCCTTGGAGCTGGGGCACCTTTCAAACCTTGTGATGCTAAATCTCTCTCACAACAATCTGCAAGGTTCCTTGCCATCTGAGCTGTCACGTTGTAAAAGATTGGAAACTTTTGACGTCGGGTTCAATCAATTGAATGGTTCACTTCCGTCAAGTTTGAGGAATTGGACAAGTTTGTCAACACTCATTTTGACAAGGAACCGTTTCGATGGAGGCATTCCACTTTTCTTGACAGACCTTGGGAAGTTATTAGAGCTACCAATGGGTGGGAATTTGTTAGGAGGTGAAATTCCCTCTTCAATTGGATCACTGAAGAGTCTAACATATGCTTTGGATCTTAGCGAGAACAGATTCACGGGGAAGCTTCCTTCAGAAATTGGGAACTTGATCCTGCTTCAGAGGCTGGATATATCAAACAACAATCTTTCTGGAAGTTTAGCGGTGCTCGAAGAACTTGATTCATTAATTGAGCTAAATGTCTCATACAATCACTTCACAGGTCCGATACCGAACCTGATCCATCTGAActtaactctttcttcttttttgggaaacTCAGGTCTGTGTGTCAGATGCCAACCATCTGGTTCGGTAACTTGCTCTGGGAGTGATGGTCTCAGTCCTTGCAACAGTCCAAGAGACCGAAAAAGCCTAACAAGAGCTGCAACAATTTTGATAGCTCTGGCTTCTTCTCTAATTTCTGTTGCTGTGATCGTCGGATTAGTTTTCCTGGTGGATTCGTGCAGAAGGAACGTGTTCATAATTAATACCTTTATTCGTAGGATGGGtggatattaa
- the LOC104450669 gene encoding putative pentatricopeptide repeat-containing protein At1g16830, whose amino-acid sequence MLWRFPWTSHRCARIRALPRLHSSSLAGLPLPSPAPAPAPARPSIRRAHTTSSRENRRRIRRFPGINKPLLTPDVVRSTLSSCPSDLIALRFFLWCAEQPDYFHDRGSFDRMASVVARLGDRYGTVSRVVGELESIGCAIKPQTFLLLLRIYWHGGLYESVLETFEEMGRFGFAPNTFARNILMDVLFKIGRVDVALEVLKQTQVPNFLSFNIALCNLCKVDDLGKIRDVVRSMLKNGFYPNVATLEMVLNAFVKKCRLVEATQVLTLMITGGAAVSVNAWSMLINGFCRLQRFDMAVYLLEKMGESGCTPNVVTYTTLIKGFMESEMVNCALKILSVMESKGSAPDLVLCNVLIDCFCKNGRFDDALCIFISLSERNLVPDSYTICSLLTTLCRLRKFSLMRKIVIGLDIEADLVLYNSLLSYYCKAGKPSLAVDLYDHMIDSGFTPDKYSFVGLLTGLCGAKRIGEAINVYNGIIRRGSDLDAHVHTTIINGLIKAGKCHQAIRFFRKAMEEKYEVDVVSYTVAIRGLFRGGRGHEVTALYDEMKGVGISPNTQVYNMMVSGFCKDKDAKMVTQILREMVDGRIVLSCNNYNRICKFLSRSSSSHLAFGLLIEMQDLGLFPAEEIVLCGHRLAQDACLGGDGHSPVPSSLSESNLSLDASCSEDMSDMAVSVG is encoded by the coding sequence ATGTTATGGCGATTTCCATGGACATCGCATCGCTGCGCTCGAATCCGCGCCCTTCCCAGGCTTCATTCCTCGTCTCTCGCCGGTCTCCCTCTTCCGTcgccggctccggctccggctccggctcgaCCCTCCATCCGCAGAGCTCACACCACTTCTTCCCGAGAAAACCGCCGGCGAATTCGCCGATTTCCCGGTATAAACAAGCCTCTCCTGACGCCCGACGTCGTGCGCTCCACTCTGTCGAGCTGCCCCTCCGATCTGATCGCTCTGAGATTCTTCCTGTGGTGTGCCGAGCAGCCTGATTATTTTCACGACCGGGGTTCGTTCGATCGCATGGCGAGTGTGGTCGCGCGCCTCGGAGATCGCTACGGGACGGTGAGCCGCGTCGTCGGGGAGCTGGAGAGTATTGGGTGCGCAATAAAGCCGCAGACTTTCCTTCTCCTGTTGAGGATTTACTGGCATGGAGGATTGTATGAGTCGGTCCTCGAGACTTTCGAGGAGATGGGGAGGTTCGGTTTCGCTCCCAACACGTTTGCGCGCAACATATTGATGGATGTGCTGTTCAAGATTGGACGGGTTGATGTTGCTCTTGAGGTCTTGAAGCAGACTCAGGTTCCCAACTTTTTGTCTTTTAATATTGCATTGTGTAATTTGTGTAAAGTAGACGACCTCGGTAAAATAAGGGATGTCGTCAGAAGTATGTTGAAGAATGGTTTTTATCCTAATGTTGCGACGCTTGAGATGGTTTTAAATGCTTTTGTAAAGAAGTGTAGGTTAGTGGAGGCAACTCAAGTGTTGACACTCATGATAACTGGGGGTGCTGCTGTATCTGTAAATGCGTGGAGCATGTTAATAAATGGGTTTTGTCGGCTGCAGCGATTTGATATGGCAGTATATTTGTTGGAGAAGATGGGTGAAAGTGGCTGTACCCCTAATGTTGTTACTTACACGACTCTAATAAAGGGATTCATGGAATCCGAGATGGTTAATTGTGCATTGAAGATATTAAGTGTCATGGAGTCAAAAGGGAGCGCTCCTGACTTGGTTCTTTGTAATGTGCTCATAGATTGTTTCTGTAAGAATGGGCGGTTTGATGATGCACTTTGTATTTTTATTAGTCTGTCTGAACGAAATCTGGTACCTGATTCTTACACCATCTGCTCATTGTTGACGACCCTTTGCCGTTTGAGGAAATTCTCTCTTATGCGCAAGATAGTGATTGGACTTGACATTGAGGCAGACCTGGTGCTTtataactctcttttgagttacTATTGCAAGGCTGGTAAACCATCCTTGGCTGTAGATTTGTATGACCATATGATTGATAGTGGTTTCACACCAGACAAGTACAGTTTTGTTGGATTGTTGACTGGACTTTGTGGAGCAAAAAGAATTGGTGAAGCAATAAATGTGTATAATGGTATTATAAGGAGAGGTTCTGATCTTGATGCTCATGTACATACAACCATCATCAATGGTCTAATTAAAGCTGGTAAATGCCATCAAGCAATTAGATTTTTCAGGAAAGCCATGGAGGAGAAATATGAGGTGGACGTTGTGTCCTACACAGTGGCCATCCGTGGACTTTTTAGGGGTGGTAGAGGTCATGAAGTTACTGCCTTGTATGATGAGATGAAGGGGGTTGGCATATCTCCTAATACGCAAGTGTATAATATGATGGTCTCTGGTTTTTGCAAAGATAAAGATGCCAAAATGGTTACCCAGATACTGCGCGAAATGGTCGATGGGAGGATAGTATTAAGCTGTAATAATTATAATAGGATATGTAAGTTTCTTTCCAGATCAAGCAGTTCACATTTGGCTTTTGGTCTGTTaattgagatgcaagatttggGATTGTTTCCTGCCGAGGAAATTGTGTTATGTGGCCACAGACTTGCACAGGATGCATGTTTAGGAGGAGATGGACATTCTCCGGTTCCCTCAAGCCTTTCAGAAAGTAATTTGTCTTTGGATGCATCTTGCTCTGAGGACATGTCAGACATGGCTGTTTCTGTGGGTTGA
- the LOC120294726 gene encoding exocyst complex component EXO84B-like codes for MASMAADMFVGRERFATLLLMRLTETVILWLPEDQSFWDDIEEGPRPLGPVGLQQFYLDMKYVMCFASQGRYLSRNLHRVDNEIISKAIAAFSATGMDPYSVLPEDEWFNEVCQDAIDRLSGKPRAINGDKELNSPTASISAPVNLIG; via the exons ATGGCCAGTATGGCTGCAGATATGTTCGTGGGCAGGGAACGGTTTGCCACATTGTTATTGATGAGACTAACAGAAACCGTCATCCTATGGCTCCCTGAAGACCAGAGCTTTTGGGACGACATTGAAGAAGGGCCAAGACCTTTAGGTCCTGTTGGTCTGCAGCAG TTTTATTTGGATATGAAATATGTCATGTGCTTTGCCTCCCAAGGACGATATTTGTCACGGAATTTACATAGAGTTGACAATGAGATCATATCAAAAGCCATTGCAGCATTTTCTGCTACAGGAATGGATCCATACAG TGTGCTACCTGAGGATGAGTGGTTCAATGAGGTTTGTCAGGATGCAATTGATAGACTGAGTGGAAAACCCAGAGCCATCAATGGAGACAAAGAACTTAACAGCCCGACGGCTTCTATTTCCGCCCCAGTCAATCTCATCGGTTAG
- the LOC104450668 gene encoding U2 small nuclear ribonucleoprotein B'' produces MAGAGMHPYHQQWAPATAAAPPPAPPPASAAAPPPPPHAHPSPIASHDEVRTIFITGLPDDVKERELQNLLRWLPGYEASQVNFKGEKPMGFALFSTAQLALAAKDTLQDMVFDADTKSVLHTEMAKKNLFVKRGIVADSGVYDQSKRMRTGGDYTHAGYASPSPFHPPPAPVWGPHGYMAPPPPPPYDPYAAYPVPAVPMPTPAPVPAPTNYVPVQNMKDNPPCNTLFIGNLGENVNEEELRGLFSVQPGFKQMKILRQERHTVCFIEFEDVNSATNVHHSLQGAVISSSGSVGMRIQYSKNPFGKRKDGGQLVAASGANGAPQTMTYQ; encoded by the exons ATGGCAGGTGCTGGAATGCACCCCTACCACCAGCAATGGgcccccgccaccgccgccgccccgcctcCCGCTCCGCcgcccgcctccgccgccgcccctcCTCCCCCGCCGCACGCTCACCCCTCTCCCATCGCTTCTCACGACgag GTCCGGACAATCTTTATAACTGGACTCCCCGACGATGTCAAAGAGAGGGAACTCCAGAATCTGCTCAGATGGTTGCCTGGCTACGAGGCGTCGCAAGTGAACTTCAAAGGCGAAAAGCCCATGGGCTTTGCGCTGTTCTCGACAGCTCAGCTCGCTCTTGCTGCTAAGGACACCCTGCAG GATATGGTTTTTGATGCGGATACAAAATCTGTCTTGCACACTGAGATGGCCAAGAAGAATCTGTTTGTCAAGAGAG GAATTGTGGCAGATTCTGGAgtttacgatcaaagtaagcgCATGAGAACTGGTGGTGACTATACTCATGCTGGCTATGCCAGCCCCTCTCCATTTCATCCCCCTCCAGCACCTGTTTGGGGACCACATGG GTATATggctccccctcctcctccaccttaCGATCCTTATGCAGCTTATCCTGTACCTGCGGTGCCAATGCCTACTCCTGCTCCTGTTCCAGCACCTACCAACTATGTGCCTGTACAG AACATGAAAGACAATCCTCCATGCAATACCTTGTTTATTGGGAATCTTGGGGAGAATGTTAACGAGGAAGAACTCAGGGGTCTTTTCTCTGT GCAACCTGGTTTTAAGCAGATGAAGATCCTTAGGCAGGAAAGACATACGGTTTGCTTTATTGAGTTTGAA GATGTCAATAGCGCCACAAATGTACATCATAGTTTGCAGGGTGCTGTTATCTCCAGCTCTGGTTCTGTTGGCATGCGAATTCA ATACTCAAAGAACCCATTTGGGAAAAGAAAGGATGGCGGTCAGCTTGTTGCAGCTTCAGGTGCTAATGGAGCTCCACAGACGATGACTTATCAGTAG
- the LOC104450670 gene encoding receptor-like protein kinase has product MELVFARFLLLLCFSVSTLAVSSSSPAGLVPLLSLMARWTNVPSAISSSWNSSDPNPCKWVGVECDPAGNVVSLNLSGHGLSGRVGPEVGYLTHLRVLDLSRNNFTGEIPQQLGNCTQLEYLDMSQNGFTGEIKDDLSRLRNLTYLSLFSNSLAGEIPESLLRIPSLEHVYLYLNNLNGSIPKTVGNMREVAYLYLYDNHLSGAIPDSIGNCSKLRELILTGNELVGVLPPTLGALENLVYLDVSHNNFEGKIPLGSGRCENLDTVVLSFNNFNGGLPPELGNCSNLTTLAAVSANLTGNIPSTIGQLEKLSFLYLSQNQLSGKLPPELGKCKSLKSLQVYSNQLEGEIPREIGDISKLKDLQLFQNRLSGEIPLSIWKIPSLEKLLVYNNSLSGELPLEITELKNLTNISLFNNHFSGVIPQSLGINSSLLELDFINNKFTGLIPPHLCWGNKLEVMNLGVNQLQGSIPSDVGSCSSLRRLILKENNFTGVLTEFSRMPDLLLMDISKNSISGSIPSSLANCSNITTINLSMNKLTGFLPLELGYLSNLVMLNLSHNNLQGSLPSELSRCKRLETFDVGFNQLNGSLPSSLRNWTSLSTLILTRNRFDGGIPLFLTDLGKLLELQMGGNLFGGEIPSSIGSLKSLTYALDLSENRLMGKLPSEIGNLILLQRLDISNNNLSGSLAVLEELDSLIELNVSYNNFTGPTPNLIHLNLTLSSFLGNSGLCVRCQPSGSVTCSGSDGLSPCNSPRDPKSLTRAATILIALASSLISVAVIIGLVFLVASCRRKHPANEIPVQDGSSSLLNKVMEATENLDQRYIIGRGAHGVVFKASLSPDKVYALKKLAFGAYKGGKSSIVREIQTMRTLRHRNLVKLEDFWLRKDYGLLLYRYMENGSLCDVLHEKSPRLSLEWKVRYKIAVGTAHGLAYLHFDCNPAVIHRDIKPENILLDSDMEPRISDFGIAKLLDHSASAAPSMAIAGTVGYMAPENAFMTKMSRESDVYSYGVVLLELLTRQKAVDPSFTDSDIVGWARSVWSSTRDINRIVDPSLAEEFLETNIMEQVADVVLVALRCTEKEPSRRPNMIDVVNQLLKANVPQRNKRSLV; this is encoded by the exons ATGGAGCTCGTCTTTGCCCGTTTCTTGCTTCTACTTTGCTTCTCTGTGTCCACACTCGCCGTCTCTTCTTCGAGCCCCGCTGGCCTCGTTCCACTGCTCTCACTCATGGCTCGCTGGACTAACGTGCCCTCCGCCATAAGCTCTAGCTGGAACTCCTCTGATCCCAACCCCTGTAAGTGGGTTGGTGTGGAGTGTGACCCTGCTGGCAATGTGGTCTCTCTGAACCTCTCCGGCCATGGGCTTTCAGGGCGGGTAGGACCCGAAGTCGGGTACTTGACCCACTTGCGGGTCCTTGATCTTAGCCGCAACAATTTCACCGGTGAAATTCCTCAGCAGTTGGGAAATTGTACCCAGCTTGAGTACTTGGACATGTCCCAAAATGGGTTCACTGGGGAAATCAAGGACGACTTGAGCAGGCTTCGGAATTTGACCTACTTGAGCTTGTTCTCGAACTCGCTGGCCGGCGAGATACCCGAGTCGTTGCTCCGAATTCCTAGTCTAGAGCATGTGTACTTGTACTTGAACAATTTGAATGGTTCCATTCCTAAGACTGTCGGCAATATGAGAGAGGTCGCGTACCTGTATTTGTATGATAATCATTTGTCAGGTGCCATTCCTGATTCCATTGGCAATTGTAGTAAATTACGAGAACTCATTTTGACTGGGAATGAGCTCGTAGGAGTTTTGCCGCCAACCCTTGGTGCTCTTGAGAACCTTGTTTATTTAGATGTTAGTCACAATAACTTTGAAGGGAAGATCCCTTTGGGTTCAGGCCGTTGCGAGAATTTGGACACTGTGGTCTTGtcattcaacaatttcaatGGGGGTCTCCCACCGGAATTGGGCAATTGTAGCAATCTAACTACTTTAGCCGCTGTTAGTGCCAACTTGACCGGAAACATACCGTCTACAATAGGCCAGCTTGAGAAACTCTcttttctctatctctctcagAATCAATTGTCTGGAAAATTGCCTCCCGAACTTGGCAAGTGCAAGTCCTTGAAAAGCTTGCAAGTGTACTCCAACCAACTTGAAGGGGAAATCCCTCGGGAAATCGGCGACATCAGTAAGCTCAAAGATCTTCAGTTGTTTCAGAATCGTTTGAGTGGTGAGATTCCACTTAGCATCTGGAAGATTCCATCCCTTGAGAAGCTTTTGGTCTATAACAATTCTCTCTCGGGAGAGCTACCTCTGGAGATAACTGAGCTCAAGAACTTGAcgaacatctctttgttcaacAACCATTTCTCTGGAGTCATTCCTCAAAGTTTGGGTATAAATAGTAGTTTACTGGAGTTGGATTTCATTAATAACAAGTTCACTGGCCTGATACCGCCCCATCTGTGCTGGGGAAATAAATTGGAAGTGATGAATCTCGGTGTGAATCAACTTCAAGGTAGCATACCTTCTGATGTTGGAAGCTGTTCAAGTCTGAGGAGGTTGATCCTTAAAGAAAACAACTTTACCGGGGTCTTGACAGAATTTTCAAGGATGCCCGACCTTTTGCTGATGGATATCAGCAAAAACAGCATCAGTGGGAGCATCCCCTCTAGCTTGGCTAACTGTAGCAATATCACCACTATCAACTTGTCCATGAACAAACTCACAGGATTTCTACCCTTGGAGCTGGGGTACCTTTCAAACCTTGTCATGCTAAATCTCTCTCACAACAATCTGCAAGGTTCCTTGCCATCTGAGCTGTCACGTTGTAAAAGATTGGAAACTTTTGACGTTGGGTTCAATCAATTGAATGGTTCACTTCCGTCAAGTTTGAGGAATTGGACAAGTTTGTCAACACTCATTTTGACAAGGAACCGTTTCGATGGTGGCATTCCACTTTTCTTGACAGACCTTGGGAAGCTATTAGAGCTACAAATGGGTGGGAATTTGTTCGGAGGTGAAATTCCCTCTTCGATTGGATCACTGAAGAGTCTAACATATGCTTTGGATCTAAGCGAGAACAGATTAATGGGGAAGCTTCCTTCAGAAATTGGGAACTTGATCCTGCTTCAGAGGCTGGATATATCAAACAACAATCTTTCTGGAAGTCTAGCAGTCCTTGAAGAACTTGATTCGTTAATTGAGCTAAATGTCTCATACAATAACTTCACAGGTCCGACACCAAACCTGATCCATCTGAActtaactctttcttcttttttgggaaacTCAGGTCTGTGTGTCAGATGCCAACCATCTGGTTCGGTAACTTGCTCTGGGAGTGATGGTCTCAGTCCTTGCAACAGTCCAAGAGACCCAAAAAGCCTAACAAGAGCTGCAACAATTTTGATAGCTCTGGCTTCTTCTCTAATTTCTGTTGCTGTGATCATCGGATTAGTTTTCCTGGTGGCTTCGTGCAGAAGGAAACACCCGGCAAATGAGATACCTGTTCAAGATGGCTCGTCTTCTCTACTAAATAAAGTGATGGAAGCTACAGAAAACCTCGACCAGAGGTATATTATTGGCAGAGGAGCCCATGGGGTCGTTTTCAAAGCTTCTCTAAGTCCAGACAAAGTTTACGCACTGAAGAAGCTTGCATTTGGAGCATACAAAGGAGGGAAATCAAGCATAGTTAGAGAAATCCAAACAATGAGAACGTTGAGGCACCGGAACTTGGTCAAATTGGAAGATTTTTGGCTGCGAAAGGATTATGGCCTCCTTTTATATCGCTACATGGAGAATGGAAGCCTGTGTGATGTTTTACACGAGAAATCTCCACGACTGTCCCTAGAATGGAAAGTCCGGTACAAGATCGCAGTTGGAACTGCTCATGGGTTGGCGTATCTCCACTTTGATTGCAATCCTGCTGTGATTCATCGGGACATCAAACCAGAAAACATACTCCTTGATTCAGATATGGAGCCCCGTATATCGGATTTTGGTATCGCCAAGCTTCTCGATCATTCTGCTTCTGCTGCGCCTTCCATGGCCATTGCAGGAACGGTTGGGTATATGGCACCCG AAAACGCGTTCATGACGAAAATGAGCAGGGAATCTGATGTGTACAGTTATGGGGTGGTTCTGCTCGAGCTGCTAACGAGGCAAAAAGCAGTGGATCCCTCATTTACTGACTCAGACATCGTAGGTTGGGCAAGATCGGTTTGGAGTAGCACACGGGATATCAATCGGATCGTCGATCCAAGCCTCGCAGAAGAATTTCTGGAGACCAATATCATGGAACAAGTTGCTGATGTGGTTTTGGTTGCTTTGAGGTGTACCGAAAAGGAGCCAAGCAGGAGACCTAACATGATAGATGTTGTCAACCAACTGCTCAAAGCGAATGTACCCCAGAGAAACAAACGTAGCTTGGTTTAA